AGATCGCCATCGCGATCCACGGCGGCGCGGGCACGATCCGTCGAGGTGACCTGACGCCCGAGCTCGAGGCCGAGTACCGCGCTGCGCTCGAGCAGGCGCTGCGCGCGGGGTACGCCGTGCTCGAGGCGGGCGGCTCGAGTCTCGACGCGGTCGTCGCCGCGATCGTGGTCATGGAGGATTCGCCGCTGTTCAACGCCGGCAAGGGCGCGGTGTTCACGAACGCGGGGACCAACGAGCTGGACGCGGCGATCATGGACGGCAGCAACCTCGCCGCCGGCGCGGTGGCGGGCGTCAAGCGCGTGAAGAACCCCATCAAGCTCGCTCGCGCGGTGATGGAGAAGTCGCCGCACGTGCTGCTGATCGGCGAGGGCGCGGAGGCGTTCGCCGCGGAGCAGGGCATCGAGATGGTCGACCCGTCCTACTTCTTCACCGAGCGCCGCTGGGAGCAGCTCCAGCGCGCGAAGGCGCAGGAGGGGGGCACGAACGCGGCGGCGACGGGGCCGCGACGCGCGGAGCTCGGGCCGGACGACCTCGAGTTGGGCACGGTCGGCGCCGTCGCGCTGGACCGCGCGGGCAACCTGGCCGCCGGCACCTCGACGGGGGGGATGACCAACAAACGCTGGGGCCGGGTCGGCGACGTGCCGATCATCGGCGCGGGCACGTACGCGGACAACGAGACCTGCGCCGTCTCCGCGACGGGCCACGGCGAGTACTTCATCCGCAACGTCGTCGCCCACGACATCTGCTCGATCGTGCGCTACACGGGCGCTCCGCTCGCGGAGGCGGCCGAGCGGGTGGTGATGCAGAAGCTGGTGGAGCGCGGGGGCGAGGGCGGTGTGATCGCGATCGACCGGGCGGGCAATATCGTCATGACCTTCAACAGCGAAGGGATGTACCGCGGCGCGATCGACACGCAGGGCAACATGACCATCGCGATCTACAGAGATTGACAGGCGTGCCATGGTGCAGGAGGCCGGCCCGTCGCCTCGCGCCGTCGCCGAGTGGCTCGAGCAGCAACGCGCAAGGGCACCAGCAGAACACCGACACGAAACGGGCCCGGGCGCTCGGAGCGCCCGGGCCCTCCTGTTTGCGGACTGATCGCGAGCTCACATCTCGTGGTGGGAGGCCGCATCGTGGGATCCCGTATCGCCCTCGGTCTCTCCCTCGCCCGGCACGCAGCTCACGTTCGGGTTCCAGTCCGCGAACGTTCCGTTCGGGTTGTCCACGGTCCAGACGCGCAGCGTCCAGACGCCGAGCTCTTCGTTCGCCGTCATCGGCTGGCCCAGGAAGGTGGGCGGCTCGGGCGCCGTCCAGTCCGCGCGCGGCAGCGCGTACGCGAAGCCGACGAGGCGGAACGAGCCGTCCGCCTGTGGCTCGTACAGCAGCACCTCGGGTTGGAGCGCGTCGAGCTGGCCGCCGTCGCCGATCAGCTCGGGGTTCGCGAAGTGGAAACCCTGGCCGCCCTCGGCAGACGCCACGCACTCCGTGAGCTGCTGCGTGTAGCCCGCGGCCTCGGCTTGCGCCCGGTCCGAGAACGACGCGACCGCCTCACGCGCGGCATTGATCCGCGACTCGATCTCTGCCGTCAGGATGGACATCGGCTCCTCGACCGGCTGCTCCGCGAGCTGTTCATCCGCCGGCGGCTGTTCCGCAAACTGGTCGTCTGCGGACTGCGCGCCGCATGCTGCGACCGCGCCCGCGAGAATGACAATGAGTCCACGGGTCTTGCGCGAAGTGGGCATGGGATCCTCCTCCGGATCGGGTTGGCGTGCGGCGTCCTTCGCCGCCCGCGTGAAGCCAGGGTCCGTACTGCTGGGATACGCGCCCAGGCCGGTTCGGCCGCCCGACGAACGGCGCTGCCTGCGACTTGTGTCGGAGTGTGGGAGGGGAGACGCAAGTCTCATTCCGCCGGTGGGACGGCGCTGGCGGCGATGCAGCGCGCGGGTGGCAGGCGTAACCTCCGGCGTCGTCGAGGAATCGCGGAGGACGAGCGCGCTTGCGTCAGCCGACGAGTTTGCGGATCACCTGCTCGAGGGATGCACGGTCTGGCACACTGCCCTGGGCGACGCGGGGGGATCCGCCGCCGCGGCCACCGACCTCGGCCAGCGCCGCCCTGAGCGCGGCGCCGGCGTTGATCCCGGAGTCTTCGGAGGCGGCGAGCAGCAGCGCGGGCGGCTCGTCCACCGCAGCGACGAGCACGGCCTTCGGGAGTGCGATGAACGCGTTCGCGAGGGCGCGGAGCTCATCGAGGCCGCCAGCGGGGTGCCGCTCGACCGCTCGCCGCACGCCGTCCTCGGCCGGCTCCGTCCGCTCGTAGAGCGCGCGTGCGCGGAAGCCGGCCAGCTCCTCCTCGGCGCGGCGCAGGGCTGCGCGCAACGCTCGCTCCCGCTCGCGCAGCCCGGTGACGAGGGCGGGCACCTCCTCGGGCCGCGCGGAGAAGTCGAGGGCGAGCCGGGTGAGCAGCGCATGGTCCTCGCGGGCGCGGCGCAACGCGCGCCCGCCGCACACGAAGGCGACGCGGGCGTTGCCACGCACGCGTTCGACGCCGCGGATCAGCACCGGCCCGATCTCGGCCGTGCCGCGCACGTGGGTGCCGCCGCAAGCGCTGCGGTCCACGCCGTCGATGGACACGATGCGTAGCGGCCCTTCGCGGTCGGGCCTCTTGCGCAGCCCGGCCGCCTCCGCCGCGTGCTCGTAGCTCACGGCCACCGCGCGGTCCTCCCACACCAGCGCGTTGGCGCGCGCCTCCGCCGCTTCGATCTGCCCCGCCGCGAGCGTGGCCGTCGCGAGGTCGATCGTGGACGACTCGGCGCCGAAATGCACGCTCACGGTCTCGAAGCCGTACAGCTCCGCGAACACGGCGGAGAGCAGGTGCTGCCCGGTGTGCTGCTGCATGTGGTCGAAGCGCCGCTCCCAATCGATGCGGCCCTCCACCCGCGCGCCAGGGGCCAGCGCCACCGGTTCCGCCAGCACGTGCGCGATCCGGTCGCCCTCGTCCACCACGTCCACCACGCGCACGCCGGCCAGCTCGCCCGTGTCGTGCGGCTGCCCGCCGGAGGTGGGGTAGAACGCGGTGCGATCCAGGTAGACGCGCCGTCCGTCTGCGGACACCTCCGCCACGTGCGCGTCGAACGCGCGGAGGTAGGCGTCGTCGTAGTAGAGTCTCCGGGTCATGACGGGCGGGAATATATCGCGCGCGGGCTCCGTTTTCACGCGCCCCCTGTCTCGGCTTGCGTGGGGCGACTGAGTTCGCTGACAGGGCCCGGGCGAGGGCGAGGAGCCTTGCCCCCGCCGCCCGGCCACCGCAATGTGCCCGCGTCGGGGACCACCCGGGAACACCCTGCACCGCACAGCCACACGCGAGAGACTGCCATGGGCCGTTCGCTGATCCTCCGCCTCGGTGTGCTGCTCGCCCTCGCCCCCGCCCACGCCCAGGCCCAGGTCCAGGTCCAGGGAGGGGTAGGAGCGGAGGGGCAGTCCACCGTGCCGCCGCTGGCGGCGCTCGTCGCCGCGCCTGCGAGCGAGCTGCGGGACGTCGTCGAACGCTACGCCGCGGACCGGGCGGTGCTGCTCCGGCGCTACGACGCCCCGTACTCGCCCGAACGGCAGCGCCGGATGCGCGAGTTCTACCAGGCCTGGCAGGCACGGCTGCGGGAGCTGGACTTCGACCGTCTCGGCGTCGAGGGGCGCATTGATTACATCTTGCTCGAGCACGAGCTGCGGTATCAGCTCGCGCTGCTCGACCGCGAAGAGCGGGTCTTCGCCGAGACCGAGTCGCTCCTGCCGTTCGCGCGCACGATCCTCTCGCTCCACGACGCACGGCGCCGCCACGAGACGATCGACCCGCGCGCCGCCGCGGACACGCTCGCCGGTCTGCTCCGCGCCATCGACGGAGCGCGCGAGGCTGCGGCGGCTGTTCAGCGTGGAACCACGAGCGGCACGCGTACCGTCGCGTCGAGCGATGGGGCCGCGAAGGCCGCGGACGAGGAACGCCTGCGCGGCTACCGGTCGCGCGTGGTCGCCTACCGCGCCGCGGTCATCGTGGACAGCCTCCGCCAGGTGCTCCGCCGCTGGAACGGGTTCCATGCCGGCTACGACCCGCTCTTCACCTGGTGGACCGCCGACCCCTACAGGCGCGTGGACTCGGCGCTCGTCGCCTACGGCCGCTACATCCGCCGCGAGCTCGCCGGCATCCGCGAGGGCGAGCCCGACCCCATCATCGGCGATCCCATCGGCGCGGCGGGCATGGCCGCGGACCTCGCCCACGAGATGATCGCCTACTCGCCCCAGGAGCTGATCGCCATCGCCGAGCGGGAGCTGGCGTGGTGTGAGGCCGAGATGCGCAAGGCCGCGCGCGAGATGGGCTTCGGCGACGACTGGAAGGCCGCGCTCGAGAAGGTGAAGACGCTGCACGTCGCCCCCGGTCAACAGCCGGCCCTGGTCCGCGACCTCGCCTACGAGGCGATCGCCTTCGTCGAGGAGCGCGACCTCGTCACCATCCCACCCCTCGCCAAGGAGGTGTGGCGCATGGAGATGATGTCGCCGGAGCGCCAGCGCGTCGCTCCGTTTTTCCTCGGGGGCGAGGTGATCCAGGTCTCGTTCCCGACGGACGGGATGACCCACGAGGAGAAGCTCATGAGCATGCGCGGGAACAACATCCACTTCTCCCGGGCCACCGTCCACCACGAGCTGATCCCCGGACATCACCTCCAGGGCTTCATGACCAGCCGCTACAACACCCACCGGCGGGTCTTCGCTACTCCGTTCTGGACCGAGGGCTGGGCGCTGTACTGGGAGCTGCTGCTGTGGGACCTGGGATTCCCCTCCACCCCCGAGGACCGCATCGGCATGCTCTTCTGGCGCGCCCACCGCGCGGCGCGGATCATGTTCTCCCTCGGCGTGCACCTCGGCACGATGACGCCGGAGGAGGCGATCGAGCTGCTGGTCGAGCGAGTCGGCCACGAGCGCGCAAACGCCGAGGCAGAGGTCCGCCGCTCCTTCATCGGTACCTATCCGCCGCTGTACCAGGCCGCCTACATGATCGGCGGCCTCCAGATCCGCGCGCTGTACAAGGAGCTGGTCGAGACCGGCCGCATGACCGCCCGCGCGTTCCATGACGCCATCCTCCAAGGCGGCCGTATGCCGATCGAGATGGTGCGTGCGCGGCTGATGGGCGAGCTGCTGCCGCGCGATTACACGGCGCGCTGGCGGTTCGCGGGCGACCCGTAGCCGCGTCCTGCGCCCTCACCCCGCGCCCCCGCTCCCGGCCCGGGGCGGGGGCGTTCCTGCCTCGAGCCCGCCGCAGAACCAACCGTCGCACTCCGGGGTTCTTCTAGCGTATTCCATGGACCGGATGATCCAGGGGAGTCGAGACGCCATGCAGTGTGAGGTCTCGAGGACCACGGGCGCTGACGCGCGGCGGGGCCGTCCGCGCGGCGTCGGGCGCTGTGGCCGGCGCGGGCCATGAGGCCGGCCGCTTCTCCGTCTTCACCCGATGCGGTCCCGCCGGTCCAGATCAGCCGGCGGGACCGGGTGCTGGCGCTCGCCGGCGTGCTGGCGGCGCTGCTGCTCTCGGGCCTCGACCAGACGATCGTGGCGACGGCCGGGCCGGCGATCCAGCGTTCGCTGGAGATCCCGGCGGCGCTGTACCCGTGGCTGACGACCGCGTACCTGATCGCGATGACGGTCTTCCTGCCGATCTGGGGGAAGCTGTCGGATCTCTACGGCCGCAAGCCGGCGCTGGTCGCGGGCGTGGCGCTGTTCCTCACGGGCTCGCTGTTCGCGGGCCTCGCGCCCGGGACGGTGATGCTCCTGATCGCGCGGGCCGTGCAGGGGCTGGGCGCGGCGTCGCTGTTCACGAGCACGCTGGCCGTGATCGCCGACCTGTTCCCGCCCGCCGAACGCGGCAAGTACATGGGCCTGATCGGCGGGGTGATGGGCCTGGCGAGCGTGATCGGCCCCCTGGCGGGCGGCGTGATCACGGACACGCTGGGCTGGCACTGGGTCTTCTTCATCAACCTCCCGATCGGCGCCGTGGCGCTGTGGTTCATCGTCACCCGCATGCCGCGATTGGGCGTGCCGCGGCGGGAGGCGCGGGTGGATGTGGCCGGCGCGCTCTGGCTGCTGGCGGCGGTGGTTCCGCTGCTGGTGGCGCTCTCGCTCGCGGGCGAGACCATGGGGCCGCGGGGTGGGAGCGGGGCTGGATCCGCGCTGCTGCCTTTGTTGGGCGCGGGCGTGATCGGCCTCGGCGCGTTCGTCTGGACGGAGCGCAGGGCGCCGGACCCGATCCTGGACTTCGCCCTGCTGAGGCGCCGGGAAGTGGGCGTGCCGATGGCGACGATGTTCGTGCTGGGCGGGGTGTTCCTCATCAGCATGGTCTTCCTGCCGCTCTACCTCATCAACGTGCAGGGCGTGTCGGCCACGAGCGCCGGCCTGACGATGCTGCCGTTGACGCTGGGCATCGTGAGCGGGAGCGTGGGCAGCGGCCAGCTCGCGAGCCGCGTGGGCCACGCGCGAAGCATCCTCCTCACCAGCCTGCTCGTGCAGATGCTGGCGTTCGCGCTGCTCGGTTTCCTCTTGCGGCCGGACACCTCACGGGCCGCGGTGAGCGCGATGATGGTGCTGGTCGGCCTCGGCATGGGGCCCGCGCTGCCGCTGTACACGCTGATCGTGCAGAACGCGGCGGGGCACGAGAACCTGGGGGTGGTGACGGCGGGCGCCACGTTCGCGCGCATGCTCGGGCAGGTCGTCGGCGTCACGGTGTTCGGCGCGGTGTTCGCCGCGCTGCTCGGAACGCCGCTGACGGCGAGCCCGGAAGGGGCGGCGATCGCGCTGAACGGCGGCCCTCCGGCCGATCCGGAGTACGCCCGCTCGCTCACGGCCGCCGTGGCCGCGCTCTACCGGGCGGGTATCGGCGTCGTGCTGGTGGGCTTCCTGCTCACCCTGCGGGTTCCCGAGCAGGAGCTGGGCGGGAGCGCGGGGCCGGCGCCGCACTGAGCCCTCGCCTCGCCCGGCCGCGTGGACACCCTCCCGCGCCGCGCCGGCTCGGCGGCCGGGGGACGCCACAACGTTTTGGCCCGGCTGCGTGTCAGATGAGATGCGAGGCGGCCGGCTGCTCCGACGGGCTCACGGAGCCGCTGGGCGGTTCTCGCGCACGTGTGCAGGCGTCCCGGCCGGGCTCCCCACCTGCGCTCCTCCCGATCGCGCGTTCGAGTCCGTGCCGGGCGCCTGTTCGCGTGCCCCGGCCGTTCCGCGAGGGCGGCGCCCCGACGAGGGGGTTGCGCCGCGCGGCGTGGTGTTCCATTCATAGCGCCCCGCGCACGATGAGGCGGCGTGCGCACTCACAGCCATCCGTCCAGGGCAATGCGTGCAGTCAGGCTGACGATCCTCGTCTCGTTCGTCCTGTGCGTCGCGGCGCCGGGCCGGGCGCAGTCCCTGCGCGGCTCGACGGCTTCGCTCGACCGCCAGTACCAGCAGGCGCTGCGGCACGGTTACACGTTCCTCCGCCGGCCCGCGGACGTGCAGCGGTTCGTCGAGCTAGGGCTGCTCGTGCCCATTCGGCCCGGCCCCGCATACGACCTCGCCCAGGTCTCCTTCCCCTACGCGAGGCCGGAGGTGAAGCTCTTCCTCGAGCGACTCGGCACGCAGTTCAAGGCGGCGTGCGGCGAGAAGCTGGTGGTGACGAGCCTGGTCCGGCCGATCACGCGGCAGCCGCCCAACGCCGCGGAACGGTCGGTCCATCCCACCGGGATGGCCGTGGACCTGCGGCGGAGCAGCAAGGCGTCGTGCCGGCAATGGCTGGAGCGCGTGCTGCTCCAGCTCGAGGCGCGCGGCGTCCTGGAAGCCACGCGCGAGAGCCGGCCGCCGCACTACCACGTGGCCCTGTTCCCCCGGTCGTACGTGCAGTACGTCGCGGCCATGACCGGGCAGAGCGCGGAGCGGTTGCTGGCGTCCGTCACTCCGCAGCGCCCGGCCCGCGCCGCGCGCACCGTGATGGTCGTAGCGAACCCGGGCAAGGCGGCGGACGTCGAGGTCGCGATGGCGGACGATGCCGCTGCGCCGGGCGGGCCGAACGCCGAGGCGACGGGGTCGGTGGTGATCTATCGGGTGCAGAAGGGGGACAGCCTGTGGTCCATCGCGCGCAGGTACGGCACGACCGTGGCGCGCATCAAGGAGGAGAACGGGCTGACGTCCTCCAAGCTCATGCCGAGGCAGGTCCTGCGCATTCCGGTGGGTGGCTGAGGCCGGCGGGAACGGGCGGGGCGCGGCGCGTACCGCGCGACGCCCGAGGACGCGGTCCGCCCAGAGCGTGTCCAGCACCCCGTCCTCGCTGCGCGTGCGGCGGCCCTGCCACGCCTCGCGGACGAGCAGCTTGCGGCCCTGCCGTGAAGCGGGCAGGCCCGTTGCGACCACGCCGAATCCGATCGCGCCGGCGATCCCGAACTCGCCGACGACGCCCCGAGACCTCGCGCCCCCGGTCACGTCCCATGGCCCCCTCCTCTCGACCCGATCGGCCCCTGGACCCATGCGCGCGTGATCGTCGTAGACGACGAAAACGGCAGCGGCTGCGGCGCTCCGGGGGCGGCGGGCCGCGAGCCGGGCGGTGGGAGGACTGGCGGGACCGCGCGGCGCAGGACAGTTTCCTCCGGGGAACGGCAGGGCCCCGCACCCGGGGCCCCCCGGCCCGTGACTCCGCCGGAGGTGAGGCGAATGAGGTACCGCGTCCTGTACATTTTCCTGCCACTCATCGCGCTCGCGCTCGGCGTCGCCTGGGTCTTCGGCCAGCGGGCGCTGGACCCGGAGCGCAGGCCGGTCCGGGTCGCAGGGGAAGCCGCCGCGCCCGCCGCGGGCGAGGGGTCGAGGCCGGCTGCCGAGGCGACGACGTCGCCCGCCGCGCCACCGGCGACCGAGGATCCACGGGACCTCGAGATCTTCGCGGAGAAGCTGGCGTACGCCCGGGCCGAGCGGCTGGACACGCTGCCGATCGGCGAGATCATCGTGCGCCTGGGCGTGACGTTCGTCGGCACCCCGTACAAGCCCGGCACGCTGGAGGTCCCCGGCCCCGAGCGGCTGGTCATCAACCTGCGCGAGCTGGACTGCGTGACGTTCGTCGAGAACGTGCTGGCGCTGTCCCGCCTGGTCCGCGCCGGGGAGACGGACTTCGACGCGTTCCGCGCCGAGCTCACGCGCATGCGCTACCGCGACGGCGTGATCGACGGCTACCCCAGCCGGCTCCACTACTTCAGCGAGTGGATCGCGGACAACGAGCGCAAGGGGCTGGTGCGGGACATCACGCGGGAGCTGGGCGGGGTCCTGGACCCGGAGCCGATCCGGTTCATGAGCACGCACGTGGAGGCCTACCGGCAGCTCTCGGATCCGGCGAACCTCGAGGCGATCCGCCGCATCGAGGAAGAGTTGAGCGAGCGCCCGCGCTACTACATCCCGGAGGACCGCATCGCGGAGGTCGCGCCCCTCATCCGCAACGGCGACATCATCGCTGCGACCAGCACGCTCGAAGGGCTGGACATCGCCCATACCGGCGTGGCGCTGTGGAAGGACGGCGAGCTGTACCTGCTGCACGCGCCGCTGGTCGGCCGGGCGGTGGAGATCAGCGCGGTGCCCTTGGCCGAGCGGATCAAGGGGCTCGAGAAGCAGGACGGCATCATGGTGGCGCGCCCGCTGTAGCGCGGGCGCGCTCGCTCCCGTGCCCCTGCCGGAGCACGAGCGTGCTGGCGCGCCGCGGCCGGCGAGGCGAAGGCGGGCGCGGTCAGGGGGCGCGTGGCGAAGCGGCGCGCCGCCACCGGCGTCCGGGCGGCGAGGCCCACCTCCCTCCCCGGAACTTCCACCCCGCTCGCCCGCTACATCACCCGTGCGTCATGTCCACGGCGGCGGCTCTCCTGCAGGCGGGGCAAAAGAGCAGCAGGCGGCGCCGCACGTAGGGCACGTCGCGTCGGGGCTGCACCTCCTCGCGGATCAGGTCGCCACCGCACACCGGGCAGCGCAGCGGCTCCCCCTTGCGGGCCGCCTCCGCCATGGCCCGCCGCTGGGCGGGGCTGTAGCCCGCGTTCACGTGCTGGCGCCGCGCCGCCCGGCCGCCGCCAGGGCGTCCGGACTCAACGAAAACGTGGCTTCGAGCATCATCCATATAATGTGTGGACAGGGCCGCGGCGCCATGCCGTGGCCGTTCAGGAGCATGACCGACGACCGGGGACGGCGGGAGACCGCCGACACGCAGAAGAGATCCTCGCCCATGCATTCGCTGTTCCGCGGCGGTACGGTCGCCGCAGTCGCGCTCGGCATCGTGATCGCGCCGGTCGCCGGCGCGGCTCAGCAACCCGTCCGGTCCGTGACGCTGGAGGAGGCGATCCGCCTGGCCCTGGAGCGGGACCCGGCGGCGGTGGCCGCGGAGGAGGCCGTCGCGACGGCGCGGGCCAACCACCTGGAGGCGCGGGGCG
The nucleotide sequence above comes from bacterium. Encoded proteins:
- a CDS encoding DUF1460 domain-containing protein; this encodes MRYRVLYIFLPLIALALGVAWVFGQRALDPERRPVRVAGEAAAPAAGEGSRPAAEATTSPAAPPATEDPRDLEIFAEKLAYARAERLDTLPIGEIIVRLGVTFVGTPYKPGTLEVPGPERLVINLRELDCVTFVENVLALSRLVRAGETDFDAFRAELTRMRYRDGVIDGYPSRLHYFSEWIADNERKGLVRDITRELGGVLDPEPIRFMSTHVEAYRQLSDPANLEAIRRIEEELSERPRYYIPEDRIAEVAPLIRNGDIIAATSTLEGLDIAHTGVALWKDGELYLLHAPLVGRAVEISAVPLAERIKGLEKQDGIMVARPL
- a CDS encoding MFS transporter, giving the protein MRPAASPSSPDAVPPVQISRRDRVLALAGVLAALLLSGLDQTIVATAGPAIQRSLEIPAALYPWLTTAYLIAMTVFLPIWGKLSDLYGRKPALVAGVALFLTGSLFAGLAPGTVMLLIARAVQGLGAASLFTSTLAVIADLFPPAERGKYMGLIGGVMGLASVIGPLAGGVITDTLGWHWVFFINLPIGAVALWFIVTRMPRLGVPRREARVDVAGALWLLAAVVPLLVALSLAGETMGPRGGSGAGSALLPLLGAGVIGLGAFVWTERRAPDPILDFALLRRREVGVPMATMFVLGGVFLISMVFLPLYLINVQGVSATSAGLTMLPLTLGIVSGSVGSGQLASRVGHARSILLTSLLVQMLAFALLGFLLRPDTSRAAVSAMMVLVGLGMGPALPLYTLIVQNAAGHENLGVVTAGATFARMLGQVVGVTVFGAVFAALLGTPLTASPEGAAIALNGGPPADPEYARSLTAAVAALYRAGIGVVLVGFLLTLRVPEQELGGSAGPAPH
- a CDS encoding beta-aspartyl-peptidase, translating into MSRGPILTRAAITAAAAIVSACGAAPQDDPADDEPGTGAEGKIAIAIHGGAGTIRRGDLTPELEAEYRAALEQALRAGYAVLEAGGSSLDAVVAAIVVMEDSPLFNAGKGAVFTNAGTNELDAAIMDGSNLAAGAVAGVKRVKNPIKLARAVMEKSPHVLLIGEGAEAFAAEQGIEMVDPSYFFTERRWEQLQRAKAQEGGTNAAATGPRRAELGPDDLELGTVGAVALDRAGNLAAGTSTGGMTNKRWGRVGDVPIIGAGTYADNETCAVSATGHGEYFIRNVVAHDICSIVRYTGAPLAEAAERVVMQKLVERGGEGGVIAIDRAGNIVMTFNSEGMYRGAIDTQGNMTIAIYRD
- a CDS encoding DUF885 domain-containing protein, producing MGRSLILRLGVLLALAPAHAQAQVQVQGGVGAEGQSTVPPLAALVAAPASELRDVVERYAADRAVLLRRYDAPYSPERQRRMREFYQAWQARLRELDFDRLGVEGRIDYILLEHELRYQLALLDREERVFAETESLLPFARTILSLHDARRRHETIDPRAAADTLAGLLRAIDGAREAAAAVQRGTTSGTRTVASSDGAAKAADEERLRGYRSRVVAYRAAVIVDSLRQVLRRWNGFHAGYDPLFTWWTADPYRRVDSALVAYGRYIRRELAGIREGEPDPIIGDPIGAAGMAADLAHEMIAYSPQELIAIAERELAWCEAEMRKAAREMGFGDDWKAALEKVKTLHVAPGQQPALVRDLAYEAIAFVEERDLVTIPPLAKEVWRMEMMSPERQRVAPFFLGGEVIQVSFPTDGMTHEEKLMSMRGNNIHFSRATVHHELIPGHHLQGFMTSRYNTHRRVFATPFWTEGWALYWELLLWDLGFPSTPEDRIGMLFWRAHRAARIMFSLGVHLGTMTPEEAIELLVERVGHERANAEAEVRRSFIGTYPPLYQAAYMIGGLQIRALYKELVETGRMTARAFHDAILQGGRMPIEMVRARLMGELLPRDYTARWRFAGDP